Within the Oncorhynchus kisutch isolate 150728-3 linkage group LG13, Okis_V2, whole genome shotgun sequence genome, the region tgtatatgtctctgtgtgtgtgtctgtttgcatggttgcatgtgtgtgtgtgtgtgtgtgtgtgtgtgtgtgtgtgtgtgtgtgtgtgtgtgtgtgtgtgtgtgtgtgtgtgtgtgtgtgtgtgtgtgtgtttgcatgtgtctatgtgtgtgtgtctctatagcGAAGGCATTCATGGTCTCCCAGCCCTTGGCTAAGCGGGTGTTCTTCCTGGTTCCCGACACTGGCATCTCTCTGTGTGACTACATACTCTCCTCTGAGACAGAGGCAGCTGTCCAGGAGAGGATAAGGGAGTGGGCAGGCTTCACCATCCCTGATGGGCAGCTCCATATCACCCAGCAGTTGGTACAGGGCAGGTTGGAGTGGCACCAAGGTAGGCTAGGTACTGGTTCAGCTCCGTCTGTGCTGTCTGAAATAGAACCCAAATTCTCATAAAGTTGCCAAAAGATAATCTGCTGGTCAGATAGATGTCTTGATGTTCCTTGAGGGCGATAAGATATACTTGGCTGCATTTTGGAAAGTGAGTGTCAAATGTGACTTGATCACTATTCTAAGTAGGCCTACAGACAGGTCGGATAATGTCACAGCAGTAAATGTTGTTACCTCCTCGTACATGCCTGTCGATCTGTCATCAACTTTATTCCTCTTCATGTCATGTTTTAAAATGCACGTAGGGCAGGCTATCAACAAATCGTCATATTCATAGATAATAGTTATATtcttgttctattctattcttttTACTTTTGCCACTACCCGTGTCTACCTGCTGTTGTCAGGTTCCTCCCGAGTTTCAGTTTCTGTCCCACCCATAGCATTACTTCTCAATAAGATACCTGTGCCCTTTGTGACACGGTTACAGTGTGTGTTCAGATCTGGTTGTGACCTGTCTCATCTGTGTGCTTTACAGATGATTGAGCATCAGTATGgatttcctttctttttctatATATATAAAAGGCAAATAGCTGAAGTCATTGATCTCCCCCAGGCATCAGAAATGTGTTACAATAGAGAAGGTGGTTCCTCGCAGCCTTTCTGCCTGTAGTTTAGGACACATTTAGGAAGCAGGTAGGGCACAGGTAGGAAGCAGGTAGGCTGCAGGTAGGGCACAGGTAGGAAGCAGTTAGGAAGCCAGTAAGAAGCTGGTAGGAAGCCGATAGGAAGAAGTTAGGAAGCAGAGTAAGTTGGGTGTCTAACGGCTTTTTATTCTGGTTGGAGATTCAGAGGAAGGCATGGACAGCACCTGGGTCCCGGTGTACAAGATCCAGCAGAGGCGCAAAATCACCATGGGTACGTTGTGATGCagcataccctctctctctcgccttccgtttacttttcccctctcctccatatTAGTCAgtactcctctcctctgttttgtAGGTGTGGCAGTGGCTTCAGGAGTCTCCCTGGTGGCCTGTCTCATCTATAGTCTCTTCCTAGAAGAGTGACGATGTGTCCCACGGAGTCAAGCGGTTCAATCCCAGGATCTGGCATGCAAAGGGCATCAGAACATCCCTGGGATTCCCATTAATTAAAGGGGCCTGTGCAATGACATGGAAGTTAAGATGTGTTTTTTTCCATTTCTATTAACACATTCCAGTAACAGATGACAGTGTGTCTAGGAATACACTTCCTGGGTTTATTGTTAGAGGGGCCCATTCATATTTGCGGCGTGAGACAGCAAAGTCACGTGGAAGGAGCAATTTATTTTCACGTGAGATCAGAGCCACCAGCTGCTATAGTTTTACACTCTAACGGGAGCGTCATGCCCCAGACCGGGTCCTCAGCCCTGTGTCATGCCTCATGATGTGACGTCATCTTAGTGGGGTTTTGTGTGGGTCAACTAGAGTGTTGCAGCTGGTGCCATGAATCAAAGCTCACAGCGCCAACTGAGAAACAACCTACCCAataaacagaaagagagggatgggggcGCTTATTATAACTACTGTAGGTAAATATTTGTGCTAACTAATCTCATTCTCGGAAGTCTCGGGTAatcaacagtgcctcttcaaactcaggaggctgaagaaatttggcttgttaaCTAAAActctcacaaacctttacagatgcacaattgagagcatcctgttgggctatatcactgcctggtacgacaATTGCACCGCCCACAAACGCAGGGCTCTTCTGAGGGTGGTGCggtttgcacaacgcatcaccgggggcaaactacctgccctccaggacacctgcagcacccaatgtcacaggaaggccaaaaagatcatcaaggagaacaaccacgctatcatccagaaggcgaggtctgtacaggtacgtcaaagctgggaccgagagactgaaaaacagcttctatctcaaggccatcagactgttaaacagccatcaccatCACAGACAGGCTGctgcctacagtacatacagacttgaaatcattggtcaCTTTcgtaaatggaacactagtcactttaataatgtttacatatcttgcattactcatctcctatgtatatactgtatagcctATGCGCTCTGACgttactcatccatatatttatatattcttattccattcattTACTTAGATTTGCGTGTATTAGGTATATGCTGTGGaatggttagatattacttgttagatattgctgcactgtcagaactagaagcacaagcatttcattatactcacaataacatctgctaaccatgtgtatgtgaccaatacatttgatttgatctataaTGGGAATTCATGCATTGCCCACTGTCTAAACAAAAATGTAGCAATTGGTATAGCGCTACTGTGTTGACTTTATGGACGTTATAGATCTTATTTTGTTTGTGGCTAATATCTGTCTTAGCCCTTCCTTGAGGCACTTGATGTTTTCTCTCAACACTGCTACAGGCCACAGGCTTACACTGCACTCCTGAACcctgacatcaacaacaaccacCTCAGATACACAACACTTACTGTAggctattatacagtatatatgactTGCAGCTACAGTAAAATTCTGTCTGTGGCCACATCACATACCGAAACTCTGTGGTTACTGTGAGCATGGGGCAAGTGGTGACAGGCCTGTCcagactccagacagacacagagaggataTTTTTGCTACTAGTCCCAGCCGCCACCCATGCGATGCAACGGTCGCCGCAGTGAGCAGAAGATGTTGTCAGTCTGGTGGGACTGTGTTGTTACATGCTTAAGGAACCACGGGCAGGAGAAGCACCAGGTTGCATGAAAGGAAAGCTCCAGGGGGAGGTTTCAGTGAGGCGTGATAGGGGTTAGACACACCACTGGTTGTGGAGACGTGAAAGACAGTCTCCCTTAAAGGTTACCCTGGTTACCCTGGGCCATGTGTAGTCTGTAACAGGATCACTTGTATTTTAAACCTAAGAGGAAATATGACAGTGTGTCACAGTTCACAGTATTCTGCTGTTGGCCTGACGAACACTCACTCGCTGGCCGGTGCCTGATGAACGCTCACTCACTGGAGGGTGCCTGACGAACACTCACTCACTGGCCTGTGCCCGACGAACACTCACACGCTCGCCAGTGCCTGACGAACACTCACTCACTGGCCGGTGTCTGACGAACACTCACTCACTGGCCGGTGCCTGGGATGTATGTAATAAGACtaaagatttcctggggtaacaatgtaagaaataatacatgaaAAAACAAAATagtgcatagtttcctaagaacgcgaagcgaggcggccatctctgtcagtGCCATTTTCAGAGTTTCAGagttattgttcccagcacaaggtgcacctgtgtaatgatcatgctatttaatcagcttcttgatatgtcacacctgtcaggtggatggattgtcttggcaaaggacaaatgctcactaacagggatataaacacatttgttCACAGaatatgagagaaataagctttttgttacatatggaacatttccgGGATCtactatttcagctcatgaaacatgggaccaacattttaaatgttgtgtttatatttgtgttcagtgtattTGCAATTTCATGTTTGTAAGGAAATACTCTTGATTTGGACCCGTCTctctaaatgtatttttttattggaTCATCATTGTCCAATCATCATTGTCTCCAGTACCTGTAGCTCACCTTTAGCAGCAgcgcccagagagagagagaggagaagccaGGCCAAACAGCCACAGAGGCTTGTGACTTCATCCTATAAGACGATTAGAACGCCTGATCAGCTAGAAGAGAACACTGTGATCACACGGACCCTCTCATCATAACATAACATTGTGGATTATATTCTGGAATGTGGAATGTCTGGCATTGTTCTGACTGTATGTTTCGTCACCATGCTGTGacacacaggaggctggtggcaccttaattgggggggACAGGCTTGTGCTAATGACTTGAGCGGTatcagtggaacggtatcaaatacatcaaacacatggtttccatggtttccaggtgtttgataccattattatgagccgttctcgtGTGAGTTACATCAAAAGATCAAGGTCAGGTTTTTGATTGTTGATTTTACATGACAGATGTGACAGATTTTCTGCATTCTTGGGATATGTTTTCCTAACACAGTGGGTTCAGACTGTTAAAACTAAGGATAGGCCTACATGAATAAGAATAAATGCTACAGTATTGGCTCCTCAACAGAAAAGGGTGCACCATGCAAACCTGTTGAACATCTGGGTCCCTGGTTGGAATGTGGAGACTGCTGCCAACCTCAAATAAAGGGCCAATGAGCTTTTGTTTTCTTTCTTAGTTATGAACTTGTTCTACACTCACAGCACACCAGAATCCAGTACCTTCTATCTTCATCATAGTAAACCCCTCTTTTGTTCCCATAGTTCTGGGTTCAGCCACAGTTCAGACCACAGTTCAACCAGAAGCACGCTTCCAGCAGTTCCATGTGCACGCATGTGCTTCTGTCAGTTTCCACTGAGTAGGAAGCACCGTAATTGAATTTATGACATATCAAATTGTGGGTAAATAATGAACGTCGGTGCTTGAAGAACTttcatgtttttctttttttttcatttctgTGCAGTGAACTTTTCAACCTGTGCTGGGGTCAGAGCAGAGTCATTTCTGTGCAGTGAACTTTTCAACCTGTGCTGGGGTCAGAGCAGAGTCATTTCTGTGCAGTGAACTTTTCAACCTGTGCTGGGGTCAGAGCAGAGTCATTTCTGTGCAGTGAACTTTTCAACCTGTGCTGGGGTCAGAGCAGAGTCATTTCTGTGCAGTGAACTTTTCAACCTGTGCTGGGGTCAGAGCAGAGTCATTTCTGTGCAGTGAACTTTTCAACCTGTGCTGGGGTCAGAGCAGAGTCATTTCTGTGCAGTGAACTTTTCAACCTGTGCTGGGGTCAGAGCAGAGTCATTTCTATGCGTGAACTTTTCAACCTGTGCTGGGGTCAGAGCAGAGTCATTTCTATGCGTGAACTTTTCAACCTGTGCTGGGGTCAGAGCAGAGTCATTTCTGTGCAGTGAACTTTTCAACCTGTGCTGGGGTCAGAGCAGAGTCATTTCTGTGCAGTGAACTTTTCAACCTGTGCTGGGGTCAGAGCAGAGTCATTTCTGTGCAGTGAACTTTTCAACCTGTGCTGGGGTCAGAGCAGAGTCATTTCTGTGCAGTGAACTTTTCAACCTGTGCTGGGGTCAGAGCAGAGTCATTTCTGTGCAGTGAACTTTTCAACCTGTGCTGGGGTCAGAGCAGAGTCATTTCTGTGCAGTGAACTTTTCAACCTGTGCTGGGGTCAGAGCAGAGTCATTTCTGTGCAGTGAACTTTTCAACCTGTGCTGGGGTCAGAGCAGAGTCATTTCTGTGCAGTGAACTTTTCAACCTGTGCTGGGGTCAGAGCAGAGTCATTTCTATGCGTGAACTTTTCAACCTGTGCTGGGGTCAGAGCAGAGTCATTTCTATGCGTGAACTTTTCAACCTGTGCTGGGGTCAGAGCAGAGTCATTTCTGTGCAGTGAACTTTTCAACCTGTGCTGGGGTCAGAGCAGAGTCATTTCTGTGCAGTGAACTTTTCAACCTGTGCTGGGGTCAGAGCAGAGTCATTTCTGTGCAGTGAACTTTTCAACCTGTGCTGGGGTCAGAGCAGAGTCATTTCTGTGCAGTGAACTTTTCAACCTGTGCTGGGGTCAGAGCAGAGTCATTTCTGTGCAGTGAACTTTTCAACCTGTGCTGGGTCAGAGCAGAGTCATTTCTGTGCAGTGAACTTTTCAACCTGTGCTGGGGTCAGAGCAGAGTCATTTCTGTGCAGTGAACTTTTCAACCTGTGCTGGGGTCAGAGCAGAGTCATTTCTGTGCAGTGAACTTTTCAACCTGTGCTGGGGTCAGAGCAGAGTCATTTCTGTGCAGTGAACTTTTCAACCTGTGCTGGGGTCAGAGCAGAGTCATTTCTGTGCAGTGAACTTTTCAACCTGTGCTGGGGTCAGAGCAGAGTCATTTCTGTGCAGTGAACTTTTCAACCTGTGCTGGGGTCACAGCAGAGTCATTTCTATGCTGTAGTTATGTATGTGGCAAGGTTGTTCAACGTGTGAGAGCCTGCCACTCAAACTAAACCCAGGACGAGAGAGAGACTCAATGAGAGGGAGGAGGCCtcctcatctgtctgtctgtctgtctgtctgattctcTGGGTTCATTATTCTTCTTCTCTGCATTAAGAGCCTGGAGTACTGGAGTTATATCACATTAGAACATACTTGATAAAATGTTATGCTGTGATCTGCAAAATCTGCATGTCTGGCATAGAATCAATTGGACTTAAAACTCAACCAATGGCTTGAACTATTATTTAGTCATTATTGAAGACAAGCCAGCGTTTATGTTCTCTATACCAGCTTATATAGATGCCTTTCAATACACAATTTACATTACAGTTACCCAGTCTTTCTCAATGCAAACAAGTGTCAATATCTAGCACTACGTTGCCAGTGGAATCAGCTAAATCCCACAACAACCGCCCAAAAAACAGCAATGTTTCCTAGACAACTGAGTGGGATGTTTCCATGATGACTTTATGTCACTTCTTCCAAAGGACACACAGGAAACAGAATCACGAGGTGATGTTTAAATGGTTCATGTAACAGGCCGCTTGTCGATGGCTTTTCCAGATAAGTGTGTGGAACTACTGCACTGGCCATGTAGCATTTTCTAAAATCAGTTGGCAAGTTAGTCTTAGTTGACACATGGATCATTTTCAAAATGTTCGAACAATGTTACAAAAGTCATTAATGAGCAATTGAATGACACATTTGGTTTGTTATGTTTTTGCATGTTATTCatgttttgttttattaaatATTATAGAATCTTACAGTGTTTGTAAATACCTAAAATAAATATGTAATTTAACCTTGAAAAAAAGATCATTCTAAAGACTTgaaaatataacatatatataatatattaaataTTATCCAGAAACACCATAGGCTGGTGTCCTGGACCCAGAGTAATCCTAATCAGAATCGGCCCAATATGTGATATCATGTTTTCCCCCTTTCATACATGTAGCCTAATAATAGATCAACTTTGGCTCCCAACAATAATTTAACTGGAACGGTCCTTTTCTAGTAGGAATGCAAACCCTAATCGACATCAGGTACTCAGGCTGCTGACGTTTCTTCCCTGGATGAACATTCAAATGATCCCTTATTTAGGGAATGGACTCCTTCTACAGTACGCTCAGGCCCCTCTAGTGCAGTCAACCCAGTCTGTGTGCGTCTGCTACTCTGTTACACAAAACAAGCATCAATCCATCACAAAACCATATCCTCCTCCACACACTTCCCTCCTTCAACCCCACCAACCCATTATCACTCCACCCCACCATAAACCCctgtcctccatctcctcctccacacaCCTCTCTTCCacaacccctccaccccaccataAACCCctgtcctccatctcctcctccacacaCCTCTCTTTCacaacccctccaccccaccataAACCCctgtcctccatctcctcctccacacaCCTCTCTTCCACAACCCCTTCACTCCACCCCACCATAAACCCctgtcctccatctcctcctccacacaCCTCTCTTCCACAACCCCTTCACTCCACCCCACCATAAACCCctgtcctccatctcctccttcacaCACCTCTCTTCCACAACCCCTTCACTCCACTGCCTCCACATCCAcggctgcctcctcctcctctcccccaacGACTAAATCTTTCTCCGGCAGCAGGCCGTAGCCGTTGAGGAAAGCCTCCACGTCGGTGGCGAAGAACTCCTCGTTGAAGTGCTGGTTGGTGGCCAGGAAGTTCCCCAGCAGCTCGCCAGCCTTATACACCAGCATGGTGGGTAGGACGTCATCAGTGAAGCGCTCCCCCGCACCAGTCACCCCGGCGTCGATCCTGCAAAACTTGACGCTAGTGTACTCAGTGGCCAGGCAGTCCAGGCAGGAGTTGAGCGCATCGCAACCTTTGATCCCCTCCTTGTAGATGTGCACCACCACCACGGTGAGCCGGTGCTCCTTCTCAATGACCTCCAGAAATGCC harbors:
- the pdcb gene encoding phosducin b, with amino-acid sequence MSGNVDEEEANVTHTGPKGVINDWRRFKLESMDQESLPPQKRELLRQMSSPHRPKDDGRGSLNRKMSVQEYELIKEDDEKCMKKYRKQCMQEMHERLSFGPKFEGVYELESGEAFLEVIEKEHRLTVVVVHIYKEGIKGCDALNSCLDCLATEYTSVKFCRIDAGVTGAGERFTDDVLPTMLVYKAGELLGNFLATNQHFNEEFFATDVEAFLNGYGLLPEKDLVVGGEEEEAAVDVEAVE